Genomic window (Fretibacterium sp. OH1220_COT-178):
CGGAACGTATCGTCGGGGAGAAGGAGGCGCGGCGGGCCCTGTCCAAGGGATTGCTGCGGAAGCTTTTTGTCGCCGCCGATGCGGAGCCTGGAAGGCTCGATTCCCTTTTGCGGGATGCGGAGGCCGCCGGCGTCGAGGTGGAGAGGGTTGAATCCCGCCTGATCTTGGGGCGAGCCTGCGCCATAGACCGATCGGCCTCGGCAGCCGGTCTGCTGAAGCGCTGACCTATAGATGTTTTTACGATTCAGTTTTGAGGAGGAGATTCTGTGCCAACCATCAATCAGCTTGTGCGCTACGGGCGCGAGGAGAAGCGGAGCAAGAGCGACTCGCCGGCCCTTCAGGGCAATCCCGCCCGCAGGGGCGTGTGTACCCGAGTCTACACGGTGACCCCCAAAAAGCCCAACTCGGCTCTCCGCAAGGTCGCCCGTGTGCGTCTGACCAACGGCATCGAGGTGACGTCCTACATTCCGGGTATCGGACACAACCTTCAGGAGCACTCCGTGGTGCTTGTCCGCGGAGGACGCGTCAAGGACCTTCCCGGCGTGCGGTACCACATCGTCCGCGGTACGCTCGACTGCGGCGGGGTGGAGAACAGGAAGCGCAGCCGCTCCAAGTACGGTGCGCGTAAGCCGAAGGCCAGTTAATTCAGGGAGGGTTTGACATGCCTCGTAAAGGTCATGTGCGGAAGCGGGAGGTCGTTCCGGATACCCGATTCGGGAATCCGGCGGTTGCAAAGTTCATCAGCAGTCTGATGAAGGGCGGCAAGAAGAGCGTAGCCGAGAGGATTTTGTACGGCGCCCTCGACAAGGCTGCCGAGAAGTTGGGGGCGGAGCCCTTCGAGGTTTTTGAGAAGGCCATGGGCAATGTGGCGCCTCAGATCGAGGTGCGTCCCCGAAGGGTTGGCGGCGCTACCTATCAGGTGCCCGTCGAGGTCTCGCCCGAGAGGGGGCAGCTGCTTTCCATTCGCTGGATCATCTCCTACGCCCGTTCCAAAAAGGGGATGCCCATGTCGGAGCGGTTGATGCGCGAGTTGATGGATGCCTACAAGAACGAGGGCAGCTCCATCAAAAAGCGCGAGGATACCCACAAGATGGCCGAGGCCAACCGCGCGTTCGCTCACTATCGGTGGTAATTCGCCCCTGTGCGGGGCATCTATTTTGGCGGCTGAATTCCAGGCTTGGATCGACGGGCTTTCGAGCTCCCGGACCTCCGGGGTCGGGCCCGGTTTGGGCTTTCAGGAATGCCGTGTCTGGGTAGGTGCGTTTTTTGGATATCTCGAAACTCAGGAACATAGGAATAGCGGCCCATATCGATGCGGGCAAGACGACGACCAGCGAGCGCATCCTCTATTACACCGGCCGTAGCTACAAGATCGGCGAGGTGCACGAGGGTGCGGCCACCATGGACTGGATGGAGCAGGAGCGTGAGCGCGGGATCACCATCACGTCCGCGGCCACGACCTGCGTTTGGAAGGACCATACGATCAACCTCATTGATACGCCCGGCCACGTGGATTTTACGGTCGAGGTGGAGCGTTCCATGCGCGTCCTCGATGGCGCCGTATCGGTCTTTTGTGCCGTGGGCGGCGTGGAGCCCCAGTCCGAGACGGTCTGGCGGCAGGCGGACAAGTATCACGTTCCCCGTGTGGCGTTCGTCAACAAGATGGACCGTATCGGGGCGGACTTCGATTCGGTGGTCGGTGCGCTCCGGGAGCGGCTCGGTGCCTGTGCGATCCCCATTCAGATGCCCATCGGCGCCGAGGACGAATTTGCGGGCGTAGTGGACCTGATCGAGCAGAAGGCCGTGATGTTCAGCGGGGAGCTGGGCCAGCCGCCTAGCGTAACCACAATTCCCGC
Coding sequences:
- a CDS encoding 50S ribosomal protein L7ae, coding for MPLNELAVAERIVGEKEARRALSKGLLRKLFVAADAEPGRLDSLLRDAEAAGVEVERVESRLILGRACAIDRSASAAGLLKR
- the rpsL gene encoding 30S ribosomal protein S12; translated protein: MPTINQLVRYGREEKRSKSDSPALQGNPARRGVCTRVYTVTPKKPNSALRKVARVRLTNGIEVTSYIPGIGHNLQEHSVVLVRGGRVKDLPGVRYHIVRGTLDCGGVENRKRSRSKYGARKPKAS
- the rpsG gene encoding 30S ribosomal protein S7, which codes for MPRKGHVRKREVVPDTRFGNPAVAKFISSLMKGGKKSVAERILYGALDKAAEKLGAEPFEVFEKAMGNVAPQIEVRPRRVGGATYQVPVEVSPERGQLLSIRWIISYARSKKGMPMSERLMRELMDAYKNEGSSIKKREDTHKMAEANRAFAHYRW